The sequence below is a genomic window from Proteus vulgaris.
TTAATGAGGAGACGCCAACAGCACTGAGCATCTCTTTAATCTGTTCTGGTGATGAACCAATATGGCGACGAATAAATTCATCGCGATACTCTAACTGATTTAAAGTCTGTGTCATTGCAAGTAATTTCCTGAATTCACTATGAATGGATAGGTAAATAGCACACGGCTTAAAGCGTGTTGAGATAGTATTACGATAACAAGCTAACAAATAAAAACGCCCCGGCATTAATTTGACGGGGCGCTTCGTTTTACTCTTCGCTATCTACCAGCTCTTGATAACCTGCGGCATCAAGTAAGTCATCTAATTCGCTTTCATTATTTGCTTTAATGCGAAATAGCCAACCTTCTCCGTAAGGTGCGCTGTTTACCAGCTCTGGAGAACCATCTAACTCTTCATTTACTGCGATAATTTCACCTGATAATGGTGCATAGATATCTGATGCCGCTTTTACTGATTCCGCAACGGCACAATCATCACCAGCAGCCACTTCTCTACCCACTTCTGGTAGATCAACAAACACCATGTCACCTAATAATTCCTGTGCATGTTCAGTAATACCGATAGTGTATTCACCATTGCCTTCTGAACGTATCCACTCATGAGATTGTGCGTATTTTAATTCACTAGGTATTTGACTCATTGACCTTACTCTCCATTTAAAATTATTGTGCGTGTTATACCAATGCTTTACCTGAACGAACAAAACCAGGTTTTACCACTTCTACTGGCATCTCACGATTACGCATTAATACAATTGCGCTATCTTTTATACCTGCTGGAACTCTTGCTAATGCAATACTAAAGCCTAATGTAGGCGAAAAAGTACCACTTGTAATAATACCTTCTCTTAATTCACCTAAATCATCAGTAAAGTGTACGGCAGTACCTGCTCGCAACACACCTTTCTCTCGCATCACAAGACCAACAAGTTTATCTGTGCCTGTTGCGCGTAATTTTTCTAATGCTTCTCGACCAATAAATTGACGATCTTCCGGTGCCCATGCAATCGTCCATCCCATATTCGCTTCAAGTGGATTAATAGTTTCATCCATCTCTTGACTATAGAGGTTCATTCCCGCTTCTAAACGTAATGTATCTCTCGCACCTAATCCTGCGGGTTTAACCCCCACAGCTAATAATTTTTTCCAAAAATCGACTGCTTGCTCTTTTGGCATTGCGATTTCATAACCAGCTTCACCGGTATAGCCTGTTGTTGCAACAAACAGGTCTCCAAGCTCTACACCATAGAAAGGCTTCATAGCAGAAACAACTTGGCGTTGCGCTTCGGTTAATAAGCTTTGTACTTTTTCTTGTGCATGAGGACCTTGAACAGCGATTAATGCCAAATCGTCGCGTACAGTGATATCCACAACATAATCTGAAGCATGTTGTTCAATCCATGCCAGATCTTTTTCGCGGGTAGCAGAGTTCACAACGAGACGATAGAAAGAGTCATCAAAGTAATAAACGATAAGATCATCAATTACACCACCTGATGCATTTAGCATACCGGTATAAAGTGCCTTACCTTTTTCGGTGAGTTTAGCGATATCATTCGCTAATAAATAACGTAGAAAATCTTTAACTTGTGAGCCATGTAAGTCAACAATGGTCATATGAGAAACATCAAACATACCTGCATCACGACGTACAATATGATGTTCATCTATTTGAGAGCCATAGTGCAAGGGCATCATCCAACCATGAAAATCGACCATACGAGCACCGCAGGCTACATGCTCATCATACAACGGAGTCTGTTTTGCCATTCTTCCCTCTTTCTACTTTTACTTTAGATTATTCAGAGAACGCATTTGTTAAATATAAAATTAAACTTGATTTGAAATCATAGTGTTAATCTTAAGCTTAAGTTTATTTTTAAACATAGATTTAACAAACACGAGCAATTAACGTACAACGCAAACGATACCATCCCCTTGAACTTAGCATTGTGAGAAAAAATAAACCATAAGTTAAAATAGGGTATAGTGTCTCTTAATCATAATGTAGACATATGGGTATGCAGAACTAATGATTGCAATTATGCGTATCAGCGCTCATTTTTAGCGAGGAATTACTGAAAAAAAGGAATTAGTGCAAAGAATAGACTGAAAAAATAGATTTTTTTAGTTCTATTTCTTCAGTCAGATATAAATAAAAGTAATGTGAAATAAGCGAGGAATTAGATTTTTTCAACTGAAGTGAAATTTTTATCACTTAACCATTCAGGTAAATCAGAAAGTCCCATTGCTTGCTCAAGTAACTTAGGTTTTACCCCCGGTAAACTATCTGCTAACGAAAGGCCGATATCCCGAACCAGTTTTTTAACTGGGTTGTTGCCAGCAAAAAGTTCACGAAATCCTTGCATACTTGCCAGCATGACGGCTGCGGCATGTTTGCGACGACGCTCGAATCGTCTCAAATAGAGATATTCACCAAAATCTTTACCTTCTGCTTTTAAGCGGCGGATCTCACCGATTAACTCTGCAACATCCATAAAACCGAGGTTAACGCCTTGTCCAGCTAAAGGGTGGATAGTATGTGCAGCATCACCTAATAGTGCTAAACGAGGAGCCGCAAATTGACGAGCATAACGACCTGTTAATGGTATGGTCATGCGATCACTTATCAACTCACATTGACCTAAACGCATATCAAAGGTCACACCTAATGTGCGTTCAAATAAGGTTTTTTCTGCGTTTTTATAACTTTCAGCAAGGTTGCTTGGTAAAGACCAAACAATAGAACAAGTATGAGGATCAGAAAGCGGTAGAAACGCCAAAATGCCTTCACCATGAAAGACTTGGCGTGCAACATTATCATGAGGCTGTTCAGTACGAATAGTGCCAACTAAGGCATGATGTTCATAATCCCAAAAAGTCAGGGGAATATCTGCGTGTTTGCGTAACCATGAATTAGCACCATCGGCTCCGACAACTAATCTTGCCGTCAACATCTCACCATCATTCAGGGTAATAAATGCATCATTTTCCCCCCACACCACACGCTCAATCTGCGTTGATGAATAGAAGGTAATATCACTGTGGCTTTCACATTTTTGCCAAAGCACTTCACGAATAAGGTTATTTTCGATGATAGAGCCTAAATGGCTGAACCCTTCTTTTTGTGCTGAAAATTCAATACGACCAAAACTATCTTGATCCCAAACCTCCATACCTTGATAAGGTGCGGTTCGTAGTGCTTGTAAGTTTTCCCAAACACCTAATTTTTTCAGCAACATTTCACTGGCTGTATTAATAGCAGATACCCGTAATGAAAAATCATCCTGTGGGTGAAAAAGTTTCGTTACTGGGTGATTTTCTATTATCGCTATACGTAATCCACACCCGTGTAATCCGCTGGCTAATGCAAGCCCAACCATTCCACCACCAGCAATAACAACATCAAATGATTTCATAATAAAAGTATCCTAAAAAGCGATTATTTTAGAGCGCGCTGTTCTTTTCTGCTTGTCTAGTCTGTCCAGCCCAATGTTTGATGCGCCAATTTATCTCTCATCATTGGAAGCAATTCCATCGTCATTAACCCTAAGTTGCGAGAAATAATCAGTGGCACACAACGATTTGCAAACATTTTCACCAACCCATCGGTAATAGAGATTGTTTTTTCTCTATCTTGCTGTCGAAGTTGTTGATATTGAGAGAGTACTCGATAACTACCAATATCGGTATTGGCATTAATCGCTTGGGTGATCGTATTGGCGAGCGCCATAACATCACGTAAACCGAGGTTAAAACCTTGTCCTGCAATAGGATGAAGTGTTTGCGAGGCATTTCCAACTAACGCTAAACGATGACCAATAATTTGATTGGCTTTTTGTAGTGCTAAAGGGTAACAATTTCGCTTGCCAATATGCTCTATCTTTCCTAAACGCCAGCCAAAATCACGCTGTAAATGTGCGATAGTTGTTTCATCATCCCACTGTGAAACTTCATCCAGCTTTTCAATCGGATGGCACCACACTAATGAGCTGCGCCCTTCACTCATTGGTAACATGGCTAATGGACCAAATTCCGTAAAGCGCTCGAAAGCTTTACCTTGAGGATCGATTTGCGTTTTGACATTAGCAATCACAGCCACTTGGTTATAAGGCTCTCGTTGCCATTGAATATGGCACTGGTGACCAATAGGTGAGTTCGTACCATCAGCGGCAATCAGTAAGTCACCCGATAATTGCGTACCATCATCAAGTGTTACCTCAACAGAATCGATATTACGTTGAACTTGTTCAACTTTAGCAGGGCAATAAAGTGTGATATTAGATTGTTTTTTCAACTTGGCAAAAAGCTGACGCCCTGCATCATGTAATTCAACAACATAACCCAGTGCTGATATATCATAGTCTTGTGCATGAATATTAACAAAACCACAATGCCCTCTATCAGAGACATGAACGTGATTAATGGGGGTAACAAAAGGTTTTAATGTTGACCAAAGCCCGATTTGCTCTAACCGTTTTGCTGTTCCATGTGCTAATGCAATCGCTCTTGCATCAAACCCAGGATGCCCATTGTCAGGCTCTCTTGCTTCAATTAACGAAATTGAAATCTTACCTTTATTTAATGTAGAGAGTGCAAGTGCTAATGTCGCACCTGCCATTCCACCACCCACAATAATCACATTCATGCTGATTTTAGCCTTAAATTTTTCCTGCCATCAGAGCTTCAATTTCATCAGGATTTTTAACAACAGATGCCGTTAAATTCTCATTGCCTGTTTCCGTGATAACAATGTCATCTTCAATACGAATACCGATACCGCGATATTCTTGTGGCACGTCTGCATCTGGTGCAATGTAAAGCCCCGGTTCAATGGTCAGTACCATACCTGGTTCTAAAATACGGTCACGCTCAGTGCCATAATGACCAACATCATGAACATCAAGACCTAACCAGTGGCTTAAACTATGCATAAAGAAACGCTGATAGGCTTTTGTCTCAATAAGATGATCGATTTCACCGTGCATAATGCCCAGTTTAACCAGTCCTTCGACCATGATATACACGACATGCTCTGTGACTTCTTTGATACTTGTACCAGGTTTGTACAATTCCAAAGAAACATTGATGGATTTTAAGACGATGTCATAAATTTCGCGTTGTTGACGGCTAAATTTACCATTAACAGGGAAAGTACGGGTGATATCACCAGCATAACCTTCGTATTCACAGCCTGCATCAATGAGAACTAAATCTCCATCACGCATTTTGGTTTCATTTTCGGTGTAGTGCAGAATACAACCATTTTCACCACTGCCGACAATACTGTTATAAGAAGGGAAACGCGCACCATGAGAAACAAACTCATGTTCAATCTCACCTTGAAGTTGATATTCATACATACCCGGCTGGCATTTTTGCATCGCACGTGTATGTGCTAATGCGGTAATTTTTCCGGCTTTACGCAGTAATTCAAGTTCAAAATCAGATTTAAACAGACGTTGTTCATGAACAATTGGACGCCAATCAATAATGGTCTGTGGTGCTTTTAAGTTGCGGCGAGAGCCTCTTCTTAACGTTTCTAATGCGCTAAAGACTATCTCATCAGCAAACGCGTATTCACCTTGAGCATGATAAACAACATCTAACCCGTTTAATAATTGGTAAAGTTGTTCACCCACATCTTCATAAGGTAGTGCCTTATCAACACCCAATTTTTCAGGTGCTGCTTCTTGTCCAAGGCGACGACCAAACCAAATTTCAGCGGTTAAATCTCTAACACGATTAAAAAGTACACTATGATTATGTGTTTCATCACTTTTAATCAGCACAAGAATAGCTTCAGGCTCGCTGAAACCGGTTAGATAAAGGAAATCACTATGTTGGCGATAAGGATACTCACTATCAGCATTACGTTGCGCTGGTGGTGCGGCAAAAAAGATAGCTGCACTCGCAGGCTTCATTTGTGCTAATAATGCCTGACGACGGGATAAAAATTCTTGCTTATTCATACCCACTCCTGTCTTTCATTTATCTTTATGGTTATCTAATTAATGATGCAATTAATGATGAAATTAATGATGCAATTAATGTAAGACACGTTGCTCATTTTGTTCATCATTTCCTTTGTCTTTTGGTGCGACAAAAGTGATATAACAAAGTTGAACGGATACTTTTACATATTCACTGACTTCTTCAAGCGCATCTTCAAGTTCTTCTTGGTTTTCGTCTTCTTCGTAACCTAGCGCACCAATATTACGTAAATCAGTAATCACTTCGGTCAATTCTTTATGATCAGACAACTTAGGTTGAGCAACCCCCAGACCTAAAAGAAAATGATTAACCCACCCCGCAAGGGCATCAGCTCTTGGAAAAACAGATTCAGATTCGTCAGGTACTAACATCGAGAAATTGAACACACTGTCATCGAGCTGTTCGTAGGTGATGTGATAAAGCTCTTCAAGCGGCTCTGATAGCGTTTTAGGAAAAGCTAAACCTTCATTGGTCAGATCGTGTAATAAGGTTTTCCAACTGCTATCACGCACTGCACCGCAAATAAATCCTGTGATCAAACCATGCATTTCAGCCGCGGTTAAAGGTACTGTATGTTGCTGTAATAGTGCATCAATAGTTTGATAATTCGGTAATGTGTTCTGTTTTGACATAAGAATAAACGTCGCATTTAGGGGAATAGTTCAAGATATGCTACCATCAATAGAAGTCGCTGTACCAGTTAAGCCATGTTAATCATTGGAATTTTTGCAGTAATAGCGTTTAATACAGCGTTATAACCGTATACACTACTAAACACGTAGCACAGATTTTATGTCAGGAAGGAATCATGTCCGCACAACCCGTTGATCTTCAAATTTTTGGGCGTTCATTACGTGTCAATTGCCCACCAGAACAAAGAGATGCTTTACTGGCTTCTGCTGCTGAACTGGAACAACGATTACAAGATCTCAAAGAACGCAGTGGTGTTTCCAATACAGAGCACTTAATTTTTATCGTGGCATTAAATATGAGTCATGAGTTGGCAGAAGAAAAGTTAAAAACCAGAGACTATGCCTACAACATGGAAGAGAAAATAAAAATGCTACAACAATCCATTGAACAAGCTTTACACGATCAAGGCAAGCACCATGATCGCACTTTTTCAACTGCGAAGTAGATTTGTTCAGAAAGCATGCGTACACCACGAAATTCACAGATAATAGGTTGCTTTCTACAATTAAAATAATACAATAGTTCATAGATAAGGTGCTTAGCGCACCCACCAAATTTCTCTGAGATGTTTGCCAGCGGGCCAGTCCCCTGAGCCGATATTCGAAACACATAGAACGTGGTGATCTGTTGCTTGTGAGCATACCCGATTCGTTCAGGCAGCCTAATGGCAGCAACACTATGTTCACCTTGGACCATGGGTTCAAGGGTTACAGCTTGCGGCGGCATCTTGGAGACCTCCTACTAAAGTTCTAAACACTAAGTATTTTATAACTACTTAATGTTTAGAACTTTTTTTATGCCTTCATTCTCATATCTTCAACTTCTTCGCTTTCTTACCTCTAAAGTGTGATAAATTGATTAAAATGATGGTTTCTACTTAATACCAACCGCTTATTGATGGATTGATGAATGACGCACACTTCACTTTTTCAACAAAGAGATGAGATCCGCAAAGCTATTCGCCAAAAACGTCGTTTACTCACATTAGAAGAGCAACAACAAGCAGCTGATAAATTATGCGAGCAAGTTCTTGCTCATCCTAAAATTAAACAAGCACAGACTATTGCACTGTTTCTTTCTTTTGATGGTGAAATTGATACATCACCTTTGATCTCCCAGTTATGGACATTAAATAAACAAGTTTGCTTACCCGTATTACACCCATTTCATCGCCATCATCTCCTTTTCTTACGTTACACACCCTCGACTCCGTTAGTAAAAAATCGCTTTAATATTTCTGAACCTCCTTTAAATGTGAACATGGTTATTCCCATCTCTAATATTGATATTATCTTTACACCATTAGTCGCTTTTGATGCACAAGGTCAACGATTAGGTATGGGAGGCGGTTTTTACGATAGGACGTTAGAAAACTGGCAACAAAAATCATTTTACCCAATGGGGCTTGCTCACACTTGCCAACAAGTTGATTCTCTCCCTACCGCTGATTGGGATGTTCCATTACCTGAAATTATTACTCCTGAAAAAAGATGGTGTTTTTAAACTATTCTATTTTTTAGTATCAATAGTTATCTGTGTTTTTTTATATTTTTTATAAAAAAAACACTCTTAAATACCTTTTATATTCCCTCTATAAAAAGGTATTTACTCTAATGAATAATAAAGACATTCATTTAATTAAATGCATTAACATTATTATCAGCCTAATTGAAAATAAAGAAATAAAAACAGAACACAATCACACAGTAAATTCATTAGAAAAAGAGCACAACTTTAAATTAAAGAAAATAAAAAAATCAACTTTATTAAAAAAACAAATAAACCATAAGTTAATTATTATAGATAACAATGAAAATTCATTTATTTTACTAAAAAACAATAACAACAACATTCTTATTTATAACACTCAAACAGATAAAACAGAAACTATTAGTAGAGATAGTTTATTTAAAATGAAAACCATCTATTACCTTGATTTCAAATCAAATAATGAATTCAGCATTGCTTGGTTTTTCCCTGTATTTAAAAAACATAAAACCATTTTTTATGGTATTTTGTTTTATTCATTAGTTTTGCAATTATTACTATTGGCAACTCCGTTAGTTACACAAATTATTATGGATAAGATAATTGTTCATCAAGCCCTATTAACACTTGATTTATTAGTTATTACTTTGGTTTTTATTGCTATTTATGAAGGTGTACTAAAAGGAATTAGAGAGTACATCTATCACCACACAGCAAATAAAATTGATATCACTCTAAGCTTAAAACTGACCGAACATTTATTTAGATTACCGATTAGTTATTTTAAATCTCGGCAAACTGGTGCCATTGTCGCTCGAGTAAAAGAATTAGATATTATTAGAGAATTTATTACTAATACGTTATTGATGCTAATTGTCGATTTTTCTTTTATCTTTATATTTATCGTTGCAATGGCAATATTTTCGTTAAAACTCACTTTATTTTTTATTACCACGATCCCTTTTTACTTTATTTTAGCTAAATTTCTCGCACCTAAAATAGAGCTTGCTGTTCAACAGCTTTATCAAAAAGCGGCAATTAATACTGGATTTCTTACCGAAAGTTTAGGGGGGATTGAAACAATTAAAAGCCTTTCGCTTGAGCCTCGATTTACACAACAGTGGTATACACAAATTCATCAGGTCACCTCTAAAAGCTTATCACTTCAAAATATTGATAATTTCTCGCGCTTTATTGTGTTATTTCTTAATAAAACAACGATGGCATTACTGTTATGGCTAGGTGCCTATGAAGTCATTTCTCTTTCGATAACAATAGGTCAACTTATTGCGTTCATGATGCTCCTTAGATTCTGTTTACAACCCTTTGCAACGGCAATTGATGTTTGGGGTAAATATATCAGAACAAAAAACGCTATCTATAACTTACAAGATATTCTTAATCTTCCTAAAGAGCAGGATACTGCAACACGGCAATCCAATATCAAAGGTGAAATTACCTTTAATAAGGTGAGTTTTTATTATCAAAGCAATACTCCTGTTATTTTAAATAATATTTCATTACATATTAAAAAACATGAAGTTATTGGTATTGTTGGTACTTCAGGCTCGGGGAAAAGCACCTTAGTGCGAATGATTTCAGGTCTTTATATTCCACAATCAGGCTGTATAAAAATTGACGGTATTCCTCTTACACAGTTTCATTTAACTAACCTACGCCAACAAATCGGTTTTGTATTACAAGAGAACTTTTTATTTAACTTAAGTATTTTTGATAACATTCGATTAACTCATCAACATGCTTCTTTAGAAGAAGTTATTCACGTTGCCAAAATAGCAGGTGCTCACGAATTTATTTTAAAGCTTCCCTTAGGATATGACACGCTTATTACAGAAGGAGGAACATCATTATCAGGAGGTCAACGCCAACGTATTGCGATTGCCAGAGCCTTATTATCCTCACCTAAAATTCTAATTTTCGATGAAGCCACCAGCGCTTTAGATGATAACTCCCAAGCCATAATTCAAAATAACCTCCCCCTTATTGCTAAAGATAAAACCGTTATTATCATTGCTCATCGCCTTTCAACTATTCGAAATTGTTCTCGTATTATTGTGTTAAATAAAGGGCAAATTATTGAAGATGGAAACCATAAAGAATTAATTGCAAACAGTGGTTATTACAAAAAACTTTGGCAACTTCAACAAGGATGTTGAAAATGAAACTAAATATATCCTCTATTTTTCAGCGTAAAGATAAAGCAAAAAATTATGATTTTTACCCTAACCATATCGCTCTTATCGAAAAACCCATCACACCTTATAGTCGTTATATTGCAATACTTATTTCATTAAATGTTATTGTCTTTCTTCTATGGGCTTATTTCGGTAAATTGAATATACAATCCCCGGCAACAGGTAAACTTATTGCTATTGGACATTCTCAACTTATTCAAATATATGAACATAGTCGATTAGCAACACTCCATGTAAAGGAAGGACAAAAAGTCAATCAAGGCGATATATTACTAACACTTGATATATTAGGTATTGATGAAGAAATAATAGGAATAAGAAAAAAAATTGATAATATTTTACAGTTTAAAATACGCTATCAAACATTAAGCCAAGAAACATCGCCTCAAAAGCTTTATCATTTTAATACGTTAGATAAAAAAGCAAAAAGAAATGTTTTAATTAGTTATCAAAAAGAAAAGGAAGAATTTGATAGTAATATAAAAGTAATCGAGACAGAAATTGAAGTAAATAATAAAAATCAATTAATGACTCACAATGATTTATTATCATTAAAAGCATTAAAAGAAAACATTGAACAACGATTCACATTGAAAAAAACACTGTATATAAAAAAATTTATTAGTAAGATAGAGTATCTAGAAAATCAAAAAGAGTTACTAGAAATAAACAGACTGATAAAAACGAAAGATTCAGAATATAACCTATTAAAAAGCCAAGAAGAACAGAAAAAGCAAAATCTAAATCAATTAGAGAAACAAAAATATCTAGAATGGCATGATAAATATAAACAGTATGAAAGTGAATTGATTATTTACAATCAAAATCTTAGCCATCTTCAAAAGAAACAACAACTAAAAAAAGTACGCTCTCCCATAACAGGTACAGTTCAACAAATTTCAACTCATACACTAGGTAGCGTATTACAACCATCACAAGGTGTGATGATAATAGTACCTGATAACCAAGATAATATTGCAGAAGTTAATTTGCTCAATAAAGATATTGGTTTTGTTCATCTAGGACAAAAAGCAATGATAAAAATAGATGCTTTTCCTTATACACGCTATGGCACCATTGAAGGCGAAGTTATTAATATTGCTAAAGATGCTGTTCAGCACGATCAATTAGGCTTAGTTTATCCCGCAACTATTAGATTAAACAGACAGACAATTAAAAATAGCCAAAGGGAATATCGACTCATTCCGGGTATGTCTTTAACTGCCGAAATAATCACTGAACAACGTCGTGTCATTGATTATATTTTAAGCCCAATAGAAGCTTATCGTCATAATGCACTCACTGAAAAATAAAAATAAGATCCCTTATATTATGGAAAATATAACTAATATGGAAGAAAACCAATATCACCACTCTATTATTGATGGATTACTTTATTTTTCTAAAAAAGGCAGAGGAAATATAAAAAAAGAACAGATCATTCATTTTCTTGGTTGTGACAACCATCTTAATAAGTGGAATATTTTTGAATCAGCTAAATTACTCAATTTAAAATGTCAATTTGATATATTGGATTATGACAAAAAAAACAGCGCTATGATTAGCACAATTATCGAAATAGATAAGCATTGGTATATCTTAAAGGAGATAAAAAAGGAAAAACTTATTGTTTTTGATCCTAAGAATAGTATTGAAATTGAGTTTATTATTGATAAAAAAAAGGAGATTAATACACTATTACTTATTACTAAAGAGCCTTCACCATTATCAGCTAAGTTTAATTTTCGCTGGTTTATTCCTTCTCTATTAAGACAAAAAAACGCATTGCTTTTTATCTTTATTTTAGTTTGTTGCTGTCAACTATTTGCATTAGTCAGTCCTTTAATTTTTGAAATTATGATTGATAAAGTGCTAACAGGAAGGGATCTATCTAACCTACATCTTTTGGGTTATTTATTGATTCTGATTGCTATTACCGAACCCCTC
It includes:
- a CDS encoding HlyD family type I secretion periplasmic adaptor subunit, translated to MKLNISSIFQRKDKAKNYDFYPNHIALIEKPITPYSRYIAILISLNVIVFLLWAYFGKLNIQSPATGKLIAIGHSQLIQIYEHSRLATLHVKEGQKVNQGDILLTLDILGIDEEIIGIRKKIDNILQFKIRYQTLSQETSPQKLYHFNTLDKKAKRNVLISYQKEKEEFDSNIKVIETEIEVNNKNQLMTHNDLLSLKALKENIEQRFTLKKTLYIKKFISKIEYLENQKELLEINRLIKTKDSEYNLLKSQEEQKKQNLNQLEKQKYLEWHDKYKQYESELIIYNQNLSHLQKKQQLKKVRSPITGTVQQISTHTLGSVLQPSQGVMIIVPDNQDNIAEVNLLNKDIGFVHLGQKAMIKIDAFPYTRYGTIEGEVINIAKDAVQHDQLGLVYPATIRLNRQTIKNSQREYRLIPGMSLTAEIITEQRRVIDYILSPIEAYRHNALTEK